The following proteins come from a genomic window of Campylobacter concisus:
- the rpoB gene encoding DNA-directed RNA polymerase subunit beta: MLNSLYSGNRLRVDFSNVVKEIDVPNLLQLQKKSFDNFLNLNNNQTESGIEKVFKSIFPIHDPQNRLTLEYVSSEIGKPKYTIRECIERGLTYSVNLKMKIRLIVHEKDDKTGDKVGVKDIKEQEIFIREIPLMTDRISFIINGVERVVVNQLHRSPGVIFKQEESATVANKLIYTAQIIPDRGSWLHFEYDTKDILYVRINKRRKVPVTILFRALGYKKQDIIKLFYPIQNLTIKNNKFLTLFNPEDYLGRVEYDIKNEEGDVLHQAGKRLTKKKADKLIEDGVKFVEYPIEALIGRYLANPVINTESGEILYDTLSALDENKLAKILAEHESIEIINNSAAGVDDAIINSFIADNDMLKVLKQTESVDDENDLAAIRIYKVMRPGEPVVKEAAKSFVNDMLFNPERYDLTKVGRMKMNHKLSLDVPEYVTLLTSEDIIKTAKYLIKVKNGQGHIDDRDHLGNRRIRSIGELLASELHLGFVKMQKAIRDKFTSLSNNTEEIMPYDLINPKMITATIMEFFTGGQLSQFMDQTNPLSEVTHKRRLSALGEGGLVKERAGFEVRDVHPTHYGRICPVETPEGQNIGLINTLSTYAKVNDLGFVEAPYKKVIDGKVTDEIVYLTATQEEGNVIAPASTKLDENGHIVEDLIEVRKDGEMMLARREDVTLIDLCSGMIAGVAASLIPFLEHDDANRALMGSNMQRQAVPLLRSTAPIVGTGMESVIARDAWESVKARRSGVVEKVDNKNIFILGEDEAGPYIDHYSLEKNLRTNQNTTFSQHPIVKKGDEIEANQIIADGPSMEKGELAIGKNALIAFMPWNGYNYEDAIVISEKMIREDAFTSVHIYEKEIEARELKDGVEEITKDIPNVKEEELMHLDESGIVKIGTEIKPGMILVGKVSPKGEVKPTPEERLLRAIFGEKAGHVVNKSLYASASMEGVVVDVKIFTKKGYEKDSRTNKAYEEEKTLLEKEHHDRLLMLDREEMLKVTALLSKNPLASDQEVNKKEYKKGSKINKADLENINRFTLNAIVKSFSKDIQKKYDELKNYFQNEKKKLKEEHDAKIEILEKDDILPSGVVKLVKVYIATKRKLKVGDKMAGRHGNKGIVSNIVREVDMPYLPSGQIVDIVLNPLGVPSRMNIGQILESHLGLVGYRLGEQINEIFETKKGEWIKELRAKMIEIAGVAKLMDAKKALSKMSDEKLLEYAKDWSNGVRFATPIFEGVKADEFAKLFEMAKIDSDGKTELYDGRTGSKIRERVNVGCMYMLKLHHLVDEKVHARSTGPYSLVTQQPVGGKALFGGQRFGEMEVWALEAYGAAHTLREMLTVKSDDVEGRLSAYKALTRGENVPETGIPETFFVLTNELKSLALDVEVYDEDETNETN, translated from the coding sequence ATGTTAAATAGCTTATACTCAGGAAATCGTCTTAGGGTTGACTTCTCTAATGTCGTTAAGGAGATAGACGTTCCGAACCTACTACAACTACAAAAAAAGAGTTTTGATAATTTTTTAAATCTAAATAACAATCAAACTGAAAGCGGTATCGAAAAAGTTTTTAAGTCGATTTTCCCTATACATGATCCGCAAAATCGTTTGACTTTAGAATATGTTAGCTCAGAAATTGGAAAACCAAAATATACGATCAGAGAGTGTATAGAAAGAGGTCTTACATACTCTGTAAATTTAAAAATGAAAATACGCCTTATAGTCCATGAAAAAGATGATAAAACTGGTGATAAAGTTGGCGTAAAAGATATAAAAGAGCAAGAAATTTTTATACGTGAAATTCCTTTGATGACAGATAGAATTTCATTTATTATAAATGGTGTTGAGCGTGTTGTTGTAAATCAACTTCATAGAAGCCCTGGCGTTATCTTTAAGCAAGAAGAGAGTGCGACTGTTGCAAATAAGCTGATCTACACCGCTCAAATAATTCCGGATCGCGGATCTTGGTTGCACTTTGAATATGATACAAAAGATATTTTATATGTTAGGATAAATAAGCGCAGAAAAGTGCCTGTAACTATCTTGTTTAGGGCATTAGGATATAAAAAACAAGACATTATTAAGCTATTTTATCCAATACAAAATTTAACAATTAAAAATAATAAATTCTTAACTCTTTTCAACCCAGAAGATTATCTAGGAAGAGTTGAGTATGATATAAAAAATGAAGAGGGCGATGTTCTTCATCAAGCTGGCAAGCGCCTAACAAAGAAAAAAGCTGATAAATTAATCGAAGATGGCGTTAAATTTGTTGAGTATCCGATCGAGGCGCTTATTGGTAGATATTTGGCAAATCCTGTGATAAATACAGAAAGTGGCGAAATTTTATATGACACACTATCTGCTCTTGATGAGAATAAACTTGCGAAAATTTTAGCTGAGCATGAAAGCATTGAGATCATTAATAACTCTGCTGCCGGTGTTGACGACGCTATCATAAATTCATTTATTGCTGACAACGATATGCTTAAAGTTTTAAAACAAACTGAGAGCGTTGATGACGAAAATGACCTTGCTGCTATAAGAATTTATAAGGTTATGAGACCAGGAGAGCCAGTTGTAAAAGAGGCCGCAAAGAGTTTTGTAAATGATATGCTATTTAACCCTGAGAGATACGATTTAACAAAAGTTGGTCGTATGAAAATGAATCATAAGCTCTCACTTGATGTACCAGAATATGTTACTTTACTAACAAGTGAAGATATCATAAAAACTGCAAAATATCTTATAAAAGTTAAAAATGGACAAGGTCACATTGATGACCGAGATCACCTTGGCAACCGCCGTATAAGATCAATCGGCGAGCTACTTGCTAGCGAACTTCACCTCGGTTTTGTAAAGATGCAAAAGGCTATCCGCGATAAATTTACAAGTTTAAGTAATAATACCGAAGAGATTATGCCATACGACCTCATTAATCCAAAAATGATTACTGCAACAATTATGGAATTTTTCACAGGTGGACAGTTAAGCCAGTTTATGGATCAGACAAACCCACTTAGCGAAGTTACTCACAAGCGCCGTCTATCTGCGCTTGGCGAGGGTGGCTTAGTAAAAGAGCGTGCTGGCTTTGAGGTGCGTGACGTTCACCCAACCCACTACGGCAGAATTTGTCCGGTTGAGACTCCAGAAGGTCAAAATATTGGTCTTATCAATACGCTTTCAACCTATGCAAAAGTGAATGATCTTGGCTTTGTTGAAGCTCCTTACAAAAAAGTTATAGATGGCAAAGTGACTGATGAGATAGTTTATTTAACCGCAACTCAAGAAGAGGGCAATGTTATAGCTCCAGCATCAACTAAACTTGATGAAAATGGACACATCGTTGAGGACTTGATTGAGGTTAGAAAAGATGGCGAGATGATGCTTGCCCGTAGAGAAGATGTTACTTTGATCGACCTTTGTTCTGGTATGATAGCTGGTGTTGCGGCTTCACTTATTCCATTCCTAGAGCATGATGATGCTAACCGTGCTCTTATGGGTTCAAACATGCAACGTCAAGCAGTACCACTACTTCGCTCAACTGCTCCTATTGTTGGAACAGGTATGGAAAGCGTTATTGCAAGAGATGCGTGGGAAAGCGTAAAAGCAAGACGTAGTGGCGTGGTTGAAAAGGTTGATAATAAAAATATCTTTATTCTTGGTGAAGATGAAGCTGGTCCATATATCGATCACTACTCTTTAGAGAAAAATTTAAGAACAAACCAAAATACGACATTTTCACAACATCCGATCGTTAAAAAGGGCGATGAGATCGAGGCTAATCAAATCATAGCTGACGGCCCAAGTATGGAAAAGGGTGAGCTAGCTATCGGTAAAAATGCACTAATAGCATTTATGCCTTGGAATGGCTATAACTACGAGGATGCGATCGTTATTAGTGAAAAAATGATACGTGAAGATGCCTTTACAAGCGTTCATATCTACGAAAAAGAGATCGAGGCTCGTGAGCTAAAAGATGGTGTTGAAGAGATAACAAAAGATATACCAAACGTCAAAGAAGAGGAACTTATGCACCTTGATGAAAGTGGTATTGTTAAAATCGGTACAGAGATCAAGCCTGGCATGATCCTTGTTGGTAAAGTATCTCCAAAAGGCGAGGTTAAACCAACTCCGGAAGAGAGGCTACTACGTGCTATCTTTGGTGAAAAAGCTGGCCACGTGGTAAATAAATCGCTATATGCTTCAGCTTCGATGGAAGGTGTGGTTGTTGATGTTAAAATTTTCACCAAAAAAGGTTATGAAAAAGATAGCAGAACAAATAAAGCTTACGAAGAGGAGAAGACTCTTTTAGAAAAAGAACATCATGATAGACTACTTATGCTAGACCGCGAAGAGATGCTAAAAGTTACAGCACTTCTTTCTAAAAATCCACTAGCGAGTGATCAAGAGGTAAATAAAAAAGAGTATAAGAAAGGCTCAAAGATCAATAAGGCTGATCTTGAAAATATAAATAGGTTTACTCTAAATGCTATCGTTAAAAGCTTTTCAAAAGATATCCAAAAGAAATATGACGAGCTAAAAAATTACTTCCAAAACGAAAAGAAAAAGCTCAAAGAAGAGCACGATGCTAAAATAGAAATTTTAGAAAAAGACGATATTTTACCAAGCGGCGTTGTAAAACTTGTAAAAGTTTATATAGCTACAAAACGCAAACTAAAAGTTGGCGATAAGATGGCTGGACGTCACGGAAACAAAGGTATCGTTTCGAATATAGTAAGAGAAGTCGATATGCCTTATCTTCCAAGCGGTCAGATCGTAGACATTGTGCTAAACCCACTTGGTGTTCCAAGCCGTATGAATATCGGTCAAATTTTAGAGAGCCACCTTGGTCTTGTTGGCTATCGCTTAGGCGAGCAGATCAATGAAATTTTCGAGACCAAAAAAGGCGAGTGGATAAAAGAGCTAAGAGCTAAGATGATAGAAATAGCAGGCGTTGCCAAGCTAATGGACGCTAAAAAAGCTCTTAGTAAGATGAGTGACGAGAAGCTTCTTGAATATGCAAAAGATTGGAGTAATGGCGTAAGATTTGCAACTCCGATTTTTGAAGGCGTTAAGGCTGACGAATTTGCAAAACTATTTGAGATGGCAAAGATAGATAGCGACGGCAAAACTGAACTATATGACGGACGCACAGGCTCAAAGATAAGAGAACGCGTTAATGTTGGTTGTATGTATATGCTAAAACTTCACCACTTGGTTGATGAAAAAGTTCACGCAAGAAGTACCGGACCATACAGCCTTGTTACACAACAACCAGTCGGTGGTAAGGCACTATTTGGTGGTCAAAGGTTTGGTGAGATGGAGGTTTGGGCACTTGAGGCTTATGGTGCTGCTCATACACTAAGAGAGATGCTAACTGTAAAATCAGACGATGTTGAGGGAAGACTTTCTGCTTACAAAGCTTTAACAAGAGGTGAAAACGTTCCTGAGACTGGTATCCCTGAGACGTTCTTTGTTCTAACAAACGAGCTAAAATCACTAGCTCTTGATGTAGAAGTATATGATGAGGATGAGACAAATGAAACTAACTAA
- the rpoC gene encoding DNA-directed RNA polymerase subunit beta': protein MKLTNLKPVEIKEEHRPRDFEAFQLRLASPEKIKSWSYGEVKKPETINYRTLKPERDGLFCAKIFGPIRDYECLCGKYKKMRYKGIKCEKCGVEVTTSKVRRSRMGHIELVTPVAHIWYVNFLPSRIGALLGIKMKDLERVLYYEAYIVDNAGEAYYDNENSKKVEKYDVLNEEQYQSLASRYEETGFTARMGGEVIYDMLAELDLMEILNQLKEEMESTNSEAKKKTIVKRLKVIESFLNSGNRPEWMMITNLPVLPPDLRPLVSLDGGKFAVSDVNDLYRRVINRNSRLKRLLELDAPEIIIRNEKRMLQEAVDALFDNGRRANAVKGANKRPLKSLSEIIKGKQGRFRQNLLGKRVDFSGRSVIVVGPKLKMDQCGLPKKMALELFKPHLLARLEEKGYATTVKQAKKMIEDKTNEVWECLEEVVKDYPVMLNRAPTLHKLSIQAFHPVLVEGKAIQLHPLVCAAFNADFDGDQMAVHVPLSQEAIAECKILMLSSMNILLPASGKAITVPSQDMVLGIYYLSLERNDEKGANKIFSSVDEVMIAEEANTLGLHAKIKTMVDNKIIFTTAGRLILRAILPDFVPENMWNKIMKKKDIANLVDYVYRNGGLEVTANFLDKLKNLGFRYATKAGISISIADIIVPDSKQKYIDEAKKKVREIQKQYGAGLLTDSERYNKIIDIWTDTNNSVASEMMKLIQNDKGGFNSIYMMADSGARGSAAQIRQLAGMRGLMAKPDGSIIETPIISNFREGLNIMEYFNSTHGARKGLADTALKTANAGYLTRKLIDVAQNVKVTMHDCGTHEGVEITDITESGELIESLEERVLGRVLADDVIDPITNEILFSEGTLLDEEKARAITEAGIKSVSIRTPITCKAPKGVCAKCYGLNLGEGKLVKPGEAVGIISAQSIGEPGTQLTLRTFHIGGTASTEQQDRQVIAQKEGFIRYYNLNTYDNGDKKIVANRRSAAVLLVEPKIKSTIDGKIEIEYAHEDVNIVIKGKKEEVKYTIRRNDLAKPNELAGVSGKIEGKMYIPYVSGDKVKENESIVEIIKEGWNIPNRIPYASELKISDGDPVTRKILADANGVVKFFILKGDYLDRVKDIKKGHKVTEKGFFVVVSDKDGREAVRHYIPRNSIIQVSDNDAVERATVVSLPEKDDKLIIAEWDPYSTPTIAEEAGVVSFEDIEPGYSATEQADEATGQRRLVINEYLPSGVKPAIIIATKKGNLIKYPLDPKTAIFVSSGDEVAQADILAKTPKAVAKSKDITGGLPRVSELFEARRPKNTAIVAEIDGVVRFDKPLRSKERIIIQAEDGTTAEYLIEKSRQIQVRDGEFVHAGEKLTDGLISSHDILRILGEKALHYYLISEIQQVYRRQGVAIADKHIEIIVSQMLRQVKIVDSGNTNFIVGDMVSRNKFKEENERIMNMGGEPAIAEPILLGVTRAAIGSDSVISAASFQETTKVLTEASIAAKFDYLEDLKENVILGRMIPVGTGFYKDKKVKIKEN, encoded by the coding sequence ATGAAACTAACTAATTTAAAACCAGTTGAGATAAAAGAAGAGCATAGGCCTCGTGATTTTGAAGCTTTTCAACTTCGTTTAGCAAGTCCTGAGAAGATAAAATCTTGGAGTTACGGCGAGGTTAAAAAACCAGAAACCATCAATTACCGCACGCTTAAACCTGAGCGTGATGGCTTGTTTTGTGCGAAAATTTTTGGACCGATCCGTGACTACGAGTGTCTTTGTGGCAAATATAAAAAGATGCGTTATAAGGGCATTAAGTGTGAAAAATGCGGTGTTGAAGTAACTACATCTAAAGTTCGCCGCTCTCGCATGGGTCACATCGAGCTTGTAACTCCAGTGGCTCACATTTGGTATGTAAATTTCTTGCCAAGCCGTATTGGTGCACTTCTTGGTATTAAGATGAAGGATCTTGAGCGCGTACTTTACTATGAGGCATACATTGTTGATAATGCTGGCGAGGCTTATTACGACAATGAAAATTCTAAAAAAGTTGAAAAATACGACGTTTTAAATGAAGAGCAATATCAAAGCCTAGCTTCAAGATATGAAGAGACTGGTTTTACAGCTAGAATGGGTGGTGAGGTCATCTATGACATGCTAGCTGAGCTTGATTTGATGGAAATTTTAAATCAACTAAAAGAAGAGATGGAGTCTACAAATTCTGAGGCTAAGAAAAAGACTATCGTAAAACGCCTAAAAGTTATCGAGAGCTTTTTAAATTCAGGTAACCGCCCAGAGTGGATGATGATAACAAATTTACCAGTTCTTCCACCTGATCTTAGACCGCTAGTCAGCCTTGATGGTGGTAAATTTGCTGTTTCAGACGTAAACGACCTATATCGCCGTGTAATAAATAGAAATAGCCGTCTAAAGCGTCTACTTGAGCTTGACGCACCTGAGATCATTATCAGAAATGAAAAGAGAATGCTTCAAGAAGCTGTTGATGCGCTATTTGATAATGGCCGCAGAGCAAATGCAGTAAAAGGTGCAAATAAGCGCCCACTAAAATCACTAAGTGAGATCATTAAAGGTAAGCAAGGTCGCTTCCGTCAGAATTTGCTAGGTAAGCGTGTTGACTTCTCTGGACGTTCTGTTATCGTCGTTGGTCCAAAGCTAAAGATGGATCAGTGCGGTCTTCCAAAGAAGATGGCTCTAGAGCTATTTAAGCCACATTTGCTTGCTCGCCTAGAAGAAAAAGGCTATGCAACAACTGTTAAGCAGGCTAAAAAGATGATAGAAGATAAGACAAATGAGGTTTGGGAGTGCCTAGAAGAGGTCGTTAAAGACTATCCAGTTATGCTAAACCGTGCTCCAACACTTCACAAACTTTCTATCCAGGCGTTTCACCCAGTGCTTGTTGAGGGCAAGGCTATCCAACTTCACCCGCTAGTTTGTGCGGCGTTCAACGCAGACTTTGACGGTGACCAAATGGCTGTTCATGTGCCACTATCACAAGAGGCTATCGCTGAGTGCAAAATTTTAATGCTTAGCTCAATGAACATCTTGCTTCCTGCAAGCGGTAAGGCTATCACAGTTCCTTCACAAGATATGGTTTTAGGAATTTATTATTTAAGCCTAGAGAGAAATGACGAAAAAGGCGCAAATAAAATTTTTTCAAGCGTTGATGAAGTAATGATTGCTGAAGAGGCTAATACTCTTGGTCTTCATGCTAAAATCAAGACTATGGTTGATAATAAGATCATCTTTACGACGGCTGGTCGCTTGATTTTAAGAGCAATACTTCCTGATTTTGTTCCTGAAAATATGTGGAATAAGATTATGAAGAAAAAAGATATCGCAAATTTGGTTGATTATGTTTATAGAAATGGTGGCCTTGAAGTAACGGCCAATTTCCTTGATAAGCTTAAAAATTTAGGCTTTAGATATGCGACAAAAGCGGGAATTTCTATCTCTATTGCTGATATAATCGTGCCTGATAGCAAGCAAAAATATATTGACGAAGCTAAGAAAAAAGTTCGAGAAATTCAAAAGCAATACGGCGCTGGTCTTTTAACAGATAGTGAGAGATACAACAAGATCATTGATATCTGGACAGATACAAACAACAGCGTTGCAAGCGAGATGATGAAACTTATCCAAAACGATAAAGGTGGATTTAACTCAATTTATATGATGGCAGACTCAGGTGCGAGAGGTAGTGCAGCACAAATTCGCCAGCTAGCTGGTATGCGTGGTCTTATGGCAAAACCTGATGGTTCGATCATTGAAACACCGATCATTTCAAACTTCCGTGAAGGTCTAAACATAATGGAGTACTTTAACTCTACCCACGGAGCTAGAAAAGGTCTTGCGGATACTGCGCTAAAAACAGCAAACGCTGGTTACTTAACAAGAAAGCTAATCGACGTTGCTCAAAATGTTAAAGTCACAATGCATGACTGCGGTACGCACGAGGGTGTTGAAATCACAGATATTACTGAGAGTGGCGAGCTAATAGAAAGCCTTGAAGAAAGAGTATTGGGCCGTGTTTTAGCAGATGATGTGATCGATCCTATAACAAATGAAATTTTATTTAGCGAAGGCACGCTACTTGATGAAGAAAAAGCTAGAGCTATAACTGAGGCTGGTATAAAATCAGTAAGCATTAGAACACCTATCACGTGCAAAGCACCAAAAGGCGTTTGTGCAAAATGCTATGGCTTAAACTTGGGCGAGGGCAAACTTGTAAAACCAGGTGAAGCAGTTGGTATTATCTCAGCTCAGTCTATCGGCGAGCCAGGTACGCAGCTAACACTAAGAACATTCCACATCGGTGGTACGGCTTCTACTGAACAACAAGATCGCCAAGTAATCGCTCAAAAAGAAGGTTTTATCAGATATTACAACCTTAATACTTATGATAATGGCGATAAGAAGATCGTTGCAAATAGAAGAAGCGCAGCCGTGCTACTTGTTGAGCCAAAGATTAAATCAACGATTGATGGCAAAATAGAGATCGAATATGCCCACGAAGATGTAAATATCGTGATAAAAGGTAAAAAAGAAGAGGTTAAATATACAATTAGAAGAAATGATCTTGCTAAGCCAAACGAATTAGCTGGTGTTAGCGGAAAGATCGAAGGAAAGATGTATATACCTTATGTAAGTGGCGATAAGGTAAAAGAGAATGAAAGTATCGTTGAGATCATAAAAGAGGGTTGGAATATCCCAAATCGTATCCCATACGCTAGTGAACTTAAAATTTCAGACGGAGATCCTGTAACTCGTAAAATTTTAGCTGACGCAAATGGTGTGGTTAAATTTTTCATATTAAAAGGTGATTATCTTGATAGGGTTAAAGATATCAAAAAAGGTCACAAAGTAACTGAAAAAGGCTTCTTTGTAGTTGTTTCTGATAAAGATGGACGTGAGGCGGTTCGCCATTATATCCCAAGAAATTCTATCATTCAAGTTTCTGATAATGATGCGGTTGAGAGAGCGACAGTAGTTTCATTACCTGAAAAAGATGATAAGTTGATTATTGCCGAGTGGGATCCATACTCAACTCCAACTATTGCTGAAGAAGCCGGTGTGGTTAGTTTTGAGGATATTGAACCAGGATATAGTGCGACTGAGCAAGCAGATGAGGCGACTGGACAAAGACGTCTTGTTATCAACGAGTATTTGCCAAGCGGTGTAAAACCTGCGATTATTATCGCTACTAAAAAAGGAAATTTAATTAAGTATCCGCTTGATCCAAAAACTGCGATCTTTGTTTCAAGCGGAGATGAAGTAGCACAGGCTGATATTTTGGCTAAGACTCCAAAAGCTGTCGCTAAGTCAAAAGATATTACTGGTGGTCTTCCAAGAGTTAGTGAGCTATTTGAAGCAAGACGCCCTAAAAATACAGCTATCGTTGCAGAGATTGATGGCGTGGTTAGATTTGACAAGCCACTTCGCTCAAAAGAGCGCATAATTATCCAAGCCGAAGATGGCACAACTGCTGAGTATTTGATCGAGAAAAGTCGTCAGATACAAGTAAGAGACGGGGAATTTGTCCATGCTGGCGAGAAACTAACTGATGGGCTAATCTCAAGCCACGATATTTTAAGAATTCTTGGCGAAAAAGCGCTTCATTATTATTTGATTAGCGAGATTCAACAAGTTTATCGTCGCCAAGGTGTTGCGATCGCAGATAAACATATCGAGATCATCGTCTCTCAAATGCTTCGCCAAGTCAAAATCGTCGATAGCGGAAATACAAATTTCATAGTTGGCGATATGGTCTCAAGAAATAAATTTAAAGAAGAGAACGAGCGCATCATGAACATGGGTGGTGAGCCAGCTATTGCTGAGCCGATCTTGTTAGGCGTTACAAGAGCAGCTATCGGAAGTGATAGTGTGATCTCTGCTGCATCGTTCCAAGAGACAACTAAAGTCTTAACAGAAGCATCGATTGCTGCTAAATTTGACTATCTTGAGGATCTAAAAGAGAATGTTATCCTTGGACGTATGATCCCGGTTGGAACTGGTTTTTATAAGGATAAAAAAGTAAAAATCAAAGAAAACTAA
- a CDS encoding DoxX family protein, which produces MKNIDLGLLFIRLGLGICLFMHGFGKILHGLSGVKGILVNAGLPGFLAYFSYLGEVLAPIMLIIGFYSRVGAILVLGTSITILYSYYGFANLFALNEVNGFKSELIYLYIAISLCILLIGSGKYAVKQD; this is translated from the coding sequence ATGAAAAACATTGATCTTGGACTTTTGTTTATACGTTTAGGACTTGGTATCTGCCTTTTTATGCATGGTTTTGGTAAAATTTTACATGGACTTAGTGGGGTAAAAGGTATATTGGTAAATGCTGGTTTGCCTGGATTTTTGGCATATTTTTCTTACCTTGGAGAGGTCTTAGCACCCATTATGTTAATTATTGGTTTTTATTCAAGAGTAGGCGCTATCCTAGTTTTAGGTACTAGTATTACTATTTTATACTCGTACTATGGATTTGCAAATTTATTTGCATTAAATGAGGTTAATGGCTTTAAATCGGAACTTATCTATCTTTATATTGCTATTTCACTTTGTATTCTTTTGATAGGTAGTGGCAAATATGCTGTCAAACAAGACTAA
- the rpsL gene encoding 30S ribosomal protein S12: MPTINQLVRKERKKVTVKSKSPALKECPQRRGVCTRVYTTTPKKPNSALRKVAKVRLTSGFEVISYIGGEGHNLQEHSIVLVRGGRVKDLPGVKYHIVRGALDTAGVAKRTVSRSKYGAKRPKAGAAAATKK, encoded by the coding sequence GTGCCAACCATAAATCAATTGGTCAGAAAAGAACGCAAGAAAGTGACTGTTAAGTCAAAATCTCCAGCGTTAAAAGAGTGCCCTCAAAGAAGAGGAGTTTGCACTAGGGTTTATACTACGACTCCTAAAAAACCAAACTCAGCTTTGAGGAAAGTTGCCAAAGTTAGGCTAACAAGCGGTTTTGAAGTCATCAGCTATATCGGTGGTGAAGGTCACAACCTACAAGAACACAGTATCGTTTTAGTTCGCGGCGGTAGGGTTAAAGACTTACCAGGTGTTAAATATCACATCGTTCGTGGTGCACTTGATACTGCTGGTGTTGCAAAAAGAACAGTTTCTCGTTCTAAATATGGTGCGAAACGCCCTAAAGCTGGCGCTGCAGCTGCAACAAAAAAGTAA
- the rpsG gene encoding 30S ribosomal protein S7, translating into MRRRKAPVREVLPDPIYGNKIITKFINSLMYDGKKSVATEIMYGAIKAIEKKNAEVKGIDVFNDAIENVKPILEVKSRRVGGATYQVPVEVRPARQQALAIRWLITYARKRSERTMIDKLANELLDAANSKGASFKKKEDTYKMAEANKAFAHYRW; encoded by the coding sequence ATGAGAAGAAGAAAAGCCCCTGTAAGGGAAGTCTTGCCTGATCCGATTTACGGAAATAAAATAATCACTAAATTTATTAATTCTCTTATGTATGATGGCAAAAAAAGCGTCGCTACTGAGATAATGTATGGTGCTATTAAAGCCATAGAAAAGAAAAATGCTGAGGTTAAAGGCATCGACGTTTTTAACGATGCTATTGAAAATGTAAAACCTATTCTAGAAGTTAAATCACGCCGTGTTGGTGGTGCTACTTATCAAGTACCAGTTGAGGTTCGCCCAGCTCGCCAACAAGCTCTTGCTATCCGCTGGCTTATAACTTACGCTAGAAAGAGAAGCGAAAGAACTATGATAGATAAACTAGCAAATGAGCTCTTAGATGCGGCAAACTCAAAAGGTGCATCTTTCAAGAAGAAGGAAGATACTTACAAGATGGCAGAAGCTAATAAAGCATTTGCTCACTACCGCTGGTAA